The Amphiura filiformis chromosome 1, Afil_fr2py, whole genome shotgun sequence nucleotide sequence AttttgtgttccatcttggcgccgtggtctttatgaaatggcgccctataaatgccttgtatgtaatgtaatgtaatgtaatgtaatgtaatgtaatgtaatgtaatgtaatgtaatgtaatgtaatgtaatgtaatgtaatgtaatataatctaTGACAAACCACAGTGTATTATTGTAATTGCATAAAACGCAAAAATTACGACAtttaacattgggctattccatttaaaatcaacactaaccctgtggaagattttggaaatatcttccatagggggagtatgaatttcaaatggaataaacacattaggcagctccatttcatacaccttctgagaaagacTCAACCTGATCATCTACAAAGATCTTGAATCAGAGccaaagagtacaggtattggctgcttgttttaatgttgacatacttgtctttatttaagATTTACCAAAGTGATCACAAACAGATTGACCACTCAACTGGACAAAAATCAACATGCAGAACAAGCTTGATTCAGGAgcaattactccacaattgaccACTTACAGGCAGTGAATCAACTTGTTGAAAAATCTAGGGAATACCAGCTGCCCTTATGCCTTGCTTTTGTGGATTAtgaaaaagcttttgattcggtggaaACAAATGCAGTCATCCAAGGCATAAACAAAATCTACATAAAGATCATACAGGAAATATATACCAATGCCACAGTTACACTAACACTTCATAAGGACAGTGAACCAATTTTCATCAGAAGGGGAGTTCGTCAGGGAGATACCATGTCACCCAAGTTGTTTGTGGCAACCCTAGAAGAAATCTTCAAAAGATTGAACTGGGTTGATAAAGGCACCAATGTAAATGGAAAGAAATTAAACCATCTAAGGTTTGCAGATGACATTGTAATCATATCTGGAGACGCAGCCGAGTTGGAGGAAATGTTAACTGACTTGAGCAATGAGAGTAGGAAAGTGGGGCTAAAAATGAACATGTCAAAAACAGAGGTCATGTTCAACATGTATGCAGATAATAAGGAAATCAAAATTGGAAATGAAACACTGGAACATGTATCCAAATACACTTACCAAGGACAAGATATTTGGCCAGATGGGAATCAGCCACAGGAAATAAAGAGAATAACACAAGCAGGATGGGCATCTTTCAGCAGACACAAAGATATACTAACAGACAAACACATGCCAAATTGTCTAAAAAGGAAACTTTTCAATCAATGCATCTTACCTGCCATAACATATGGAAGCGAAACTTGGACATTAAACAAAGATATGGAAAGGAAACTTCAGACTACACAACGAAGTATGGAAAGGATGATACTGGGGTATACAAGGAGAGACCGGAAAAAGAACAGCTGGATTAGGGAACAAACAAGAGTAAAGGATGTGTTAACAAcagtaaaaagaattaaatggagGTGGGCTAGACATCTGAGTAGGATAACAGATGAAAGATGGAGTCAGCTCACAACAGAGTGGCAACCGTTATATGGAGTAAGGAAAAGAGGAAGACCTCGAGCTAGATGGAGAGATGAGCTGGTCAACTACCTGGGAACAACAGCCTGGACAGGAATTGCAGGAGACAGGAGAAATTGGGAGAATTTGGGAGAGGCTTTTACCCAGCAGTGGGATGAtatgggctgatgatgatgatgatgaagatataCAGGGGTTAATACAACTGGTACCTTAGTTCTTTTAGCTTACTGTATTATGCATTATCCACGTGAACTGAACTCATTTTGTTCTTAATGTCTGTCTTAATTGAGCACATTAGCGATTCCGTTCGGCCATCACTGTATGATAAGTGTCAATTAATAGTCGaacaaatttggcatacgattgTGAAATTGCGTACTAATGCTGTTTTTTATACTTTAAGTAAGAACAAGGAGTTACTatgatacagtaaacaaaaaatatatagggctaaaatgatttactaaaatggtttaaaagcactttgtatgtagagatattttataagttcaggacatgaggtgatgaacatatttatgtacttcataaatttgcaaaaaaaaaagaagaggggtactgatgaaaatcatggtattatacccccttaacgtgctaatcaatggaagtacGGCGCTAGTTCACTTGTTCGTGAACGCTTTATGTAAAAATCAATggcgcatgcaatggagcaaactgcaacttttgaattggaatcttccttgggttttttggatcgtcgtgtctttatttcttaaacaatttcaacgaatgagatcTTTAActagagctaaaagatgcagctattggctgctgattccaattatgacatatttgtctttatttagggtatagaggggtgaacataactggtaccttaatttgttgGCTTACTGTACTTTCCGTTACTTAACTTGTCAGTTTGTAAGCCACATAGTACACTAAATCTAGTTAAACGAATGTAACTAGCCGACAGGTAACTTTTCAACACAGGTGTATTTCTTCATTAACCACTATCAAAATTGTAAGCAAGAAGACGTTGAAGTAATCAGAACGTTGTTACTTTGCTTTTACGACCGTAATAAGTGAGGCGCGTACAGGCTCGTTTTCACATTCAGCACATTTTTCTTATATATCTCTTTATTGTTCCAACAACGTCACATTAATTTTGAGAGTACTAATGAATTTAGGATGCCACATAGTATTAGCATCATTTACGTGATAAAATCATGTTAATAAATTCAACCTTACATTTGATCCGAATATCAGGAATTAAGTGTATAACATAAAGTGTAATCCGGAATAGAGGAAGCGGGGGAAGTTGCTTCGTGACAAAGCATGGTAAATAATAACAGGAGACCGATAACGGGAGCACCGTAGAGCGCATGAGTTGAAATTAATCTCGTTGTACTGCCCTCAGCTCTACCACCTTGATGTGCTTTGCACAGTGGCACATCAGTATACACTCTCATTCGTGTGTGCTGGCGGTTCATTGTTGCGCATACAAATGTTGCATTTGTCGCTTTTAGCAATTGGTAATGGAAAAATGCATCCAGCGATTCAGAGAAATAACTGTCACGGTGTTTAATGGTGCATATTGTTTCAAACCATATGACGTTGTAATATTTTGTGTGCCATCTCTCCATTAGTATAACATCATTACAGTTGATAATCTGCTTGTTTCAGAGAGATGCTGTAACCCAATAAGTTAACAATGGCGTTTGTAAAGTTGTTAGCCTGTTTGTTCCTTTGCTTCCAATACGTTTGTGCCATGAATCCTGTGTTACCAGATAATGTCTGCGAAGTTTATTACAAGCCGGGAGATTTGGTAATAGGAGGAATGGTACCTTTGTACACCGGTGGCAATCCATGTGGGGAAGCTTTACTTTGGCAAGTAGTCGAAGTAGTGGAAATGTTTGCATATGCTGTGGAGTCTATAAATAATCGCACTGATGTATTACCAAACATCAAACTTGGGTTTGAAATACGAAATGACTGTGGTAACAAGGATATTGCATTATGGACAGCTATGACATTGTTATCTACGATTGGAACTCAAGAATTTGAAGCTGTATGTGGGCAACAGTCTCGCTTAAATACAAAAGCAATCGTAGGAATAGTTGGACCATCTCGAACAGCTACCAGCTCAGTTGCAGCAAGGGTTGGGAGACTTTTTCGAGTTCCTGTGATATCATTTGCTGCTACAAGTGATGAGTTATCAAATCCAGCCGATTTCCCTTACTTTTTACGCACCGTGCCCTCCGATAATTTTCAAGCTGGTGCTATTTTAGATcttttgttatattttaactGGAAATATATCACTCTTTTGTATTCAGCGGATACCTACGGGATTCGAGGTGCTCACCAACTTCAACTATTAGCCGAAAAGCGAGGAATCTGTATAGGTTTAACGTTACCCCTCCCGGGCTTTGCAAGTGAGGATAATTTGATAGATCTAGCCAACGCATTAAATAGTCCAAAGATAGCAAAGGTTATAGTACTTGTATCCATAAAAGAAACGGCTGAGTCTCTTTTGAAAGCAGTGGATAAGGTTAAATTCGATGAAAGAATAACTTGGGTTGGTAGTGATGGCTGGGGTAGTTCTATAGCAAGGAGTGACGTTAATCATGTTGTACATGGCTGTATATTTGTGCAACTGTACAGTGAGAAGGTACCAGAATTCCACGCGTACTTTAAGAATTTATATTATAACCGAAGCCTTACCAAAAACCCATGGTATGATACGTACATTGAGAAATGGAAAGAATCAACACTAAAACTGAACAAAACTGACAAATCTGGTATACCTAGTTTTCCTGTCCCAACATTAGATTTTGAAACAGTTGCCATCAATGCTGTATATGCTTTTGCATTTGCACTGCATGACTTTATTAAGCATCACTGTGGTGGACATTTACCGTGTAAACAATTAAATCCAATTGATGGCGAGGAATTTTTATCCTTTCTTCTTAATGTTACGTTTCAAGGAGCAAGTGGCGACAACTTCCATTTTGATGAAAACGGTGATACAGGTGGGATTTATAAATTTCGCAATCTGCAGTTCATTGATGGTACTTATCAGTTAGTGGACGTTGGTATGTGGGATCCTTCTAATAAGAGTTATCCGTTTTGGATTCAAGAAAATAGCATACAATGGGGCCATGAAAGAACAAATCCTGGAAATTCAACTTGTCGAGAGGTGTGCTTGCCTGGATACATCCCTGTTCCATTAGAGCGGAAGTGTTGCTGGGGTTGTCGcaaatgtccagataatgcaattgctaTAAATAACACTGAATGTTCAGCTTGCCCAGATCTTCAGTGGCCAGATTCGGACTTCAGGGCGTGTATCAGGCTTGTTCCTCAAGGGCTGAGCTATTGTCACCCGACTGTTATATTGCTCATAATCTTTGCGTGCATAGGCATGGTAATGACAATCCTCGCAGTTTGTGGATTGCTACGGTACCTCGACCATCCATTGATGAAGGCCAGCAGTCGAGAGCTTTCTGTGCTGAACTTACTTGGAGTATTTCTTGCCATTATTACACATATACCTTTACTTTTGCCACCTACAACAGATTCTTGTGCTGCGGCAGAGGTCATGTTAACAACAAGTTTTACTTTAACTTACGCACCCACTCTTTTGAAAGTAAACCGCATATTTCGTATATTTAACGCTGGCAAGAAATCTGCTAGAAGACCCCGATGTGTTGGGCCAAGGGATCAAGTTTTCATTATAAGCGTGATTGTCGTGATtcaggtaagcatggtaaggtaaTATAAAACAGACGTATCGAATGTATTCATTAGCGAAGACATCTGAGAAAAAGATACTAACACTTAATTGTCGCTGTAGCATCGCCGTTTTGATCTTGGGCTACTCAAAACATGATAcacatttgaaaacaaatttatttgataaagcATCTTGAAAGATTACATTATTTTACACACATTAAATTGTGTTTAAAAACCAAACCCAAAGTAATTTCacattataagatcatacattatgattttaatgacaaaaatgcatACGATACCCTGAAAGTAAAATAAATGAAACTAACACCCAAACGCgaataaattaattttatttaatatacCTTCGTTTTAATATTGGTAAGTTCTGCAGATGTTTCATTTGTCGTGTTACTACTGTTTAATAGTATTAAATGGCGTCGCATTCATAAAccggaatttaaaaaaatattattcatatcaaattgtaagcgctctttagcaaagtcatagttcattgaatttacaaccgtatgacaaaacaggcgaaaatagtaactttttgcacaagatttgcaatttaaagagatttggtcattgctcattaaaatgagacTAGTATGTGGACAagataagtgtgctttttcatttaatgacataaaatttgaaaaatattgtaaggaacacttgaggttttgacttttaaaacctacgttttggtcaaaaaatgtgcttggataagtAGTTTTCaatagatttaccacattcgccttgctataacattgaattgcgttatctgttgacctaatggggaaaagtgttttagggggaagtgttagctttcgtttgatataaaaattttttgatgaagattggatgaagggaacacttaagggttcgacaaaaaccaatcacagaggcctgttttccagctagaagctcacacagctcttacgatgctatgcactgaaccgtgtagtgtaatcaaagactgtgtagaaacaattcactgcttgcttggaagctcttggacgaaaatcaggtgtatcaaggtggaaactgtgcatagacggtttataagagaatcgtttttgtatacaaacctttccatatgagatTCAGATTTTATACACCTTAGGACTTTGAGGAGGTGACAGATTACATAATAAACCTAACACGCATTTAAAGATACATAAGAATGATATAGATTTTGATCAGCAAACTGATAATCTGATATAAGTAGTTTTAGCGTCATCAATCAATATAAAAAACAAGGCAAATAATACACATTGGAGTTTATAGAGATACCTCTTCCATACTAAACTTGCGATGCCTTGAACCTTTGAATTTATTAAACAAGACGtataatacaattacaaagaATAAATAAAACTTTCAGTCAATTATACAGACAGAGAGGCAACAAATGCTTTCATTCTGACGCCTTAAGGTTGGACCAAACTAAGAAAGGAAGGCGTATGAACATGGTGAAGCATAATACTTGGCTATATATTTGGAGGGCTGATTTCTGTGATCGATAACATCGTTTGTTTCCCATTTTTCAGCGACATCTGCTTCTGTCACATAAACAGATGTTTTCATAGTCAAATATAAACACCAAATTAGCCAAAAATATATGATTTACATGCGTAGTTTCAAGTTGTTTTTGTGTGTGATATATGGGTTCAATTTGTAGTATTCATATTGTGACAATGCATATACAGTCGTCAATTTTTTGAACAAGACGAGCAACGTTGACTAATAGCGTAATTACTGTAGTTATGGTTACGACATGGTTACCATACACATTTGATTGCATTGTATTCATAGAATATAGAATAGTATATTCACTGACCCATGACCATAAGGATATATCATAACTATGGAGTTATGGCTTATACACACATGTCTAATTGCACAATATCGTTAATGCTAATTTGCACTATTATTATTAATGCTAATTGACAACAAAGGAAATTGATAGTGaatatcgtaataataaaggacGTCCCTCCATTTGCTCGACACTCCACCTATTCACACGGTAAACCCTCACCCTAAACCTAATCATTACCCTAACCCTACTGCTTTAAGGTGgtacgcaggatcactcaaagtggaaaattttagacattgtttttttattatatctttaaaagtaattacgattataaaagtatacattttcagaaaggaaataatacaagaaatccaactagcatagcagattcctgcaaaaattagtTTTTAAGAAAAGCGCTAAATTTGGTTTTCAATGCCATTTTTTtcggtccaccataacaacttaccttaaatatccaaattgatgaaaattacattttttcttcgttttaaaaatatactttaaaatatcaaaaattttggaaaaaaaaaagaggcaaattttgaccttttttgacccatatttttaaaatgaagaaaaaattcaaaaatttgagaaatatgaaaacacaaatatgcaattttcatcaggGTAggttagggtaagttgttatggtggaccgaaaaaaattggcatggaaaatcacatttggcgcttttctcaaaaactgcccatttttgcaggaatccgccatactagttggattccttgcatcatttcctttttgaaaatgtatacttttatatacttatcatcattattttttaaagaaacaatACAAAACCCTGTCTAAACTTTCCCACTTGGAttgatcctgcgtgccaccttagAGTCTTATGTAAACTGATCTTTGTTGTTGAATGCATGTCGAACAAGTGGGATGTTGAAAAAGTTGAAGAATGAGTAATAAAGCTAATTGAACGAAACGCATATCGAGTGTTTTGTAAATCGATTTGCTAGGCCACATTTTACCAACAATTTTAAATACTATATCCTTCGAAAATATAAGCAAACACCATTGTAATTTGAATGGTATGAATGGGTGTATAATTAACAAACGAACGAACAATAACAATGGTGGATATATGCAATTTTTAACAATTCGGCCGAATAGTAGTATTGAAAACGTCAAAAACAACAAAGTTAACGAACAAAGAAGCAAACAATAAAACAACATGATAATATTTGTAAAGCAATTAAgctcagtcacccacctttgcacagtatttattatgggacctgagagcacatcagacacaccaaattacattctgagtacgaggaatctccttctgatatcaaatagttttgacgTTTTGAAATTCggtatataatacaatttttttttgcaaattattaaaaattgacttttttgaCAATCTAATGCTAAATACGTAAAGTGCATGTAGGACCATCATATAAACATTTTgaacttttgtattgaagataataCAATAGTATACAATTGAATACAAAACTCACTCCATACTTTGACCAAATTGAGTCAAGCATGGGAAGTccaggacttgggtggtttttgcatACATATTATAGTGTCTCGCAAAGAGTGCAAGATGGCTGACCTGCTGaggatagcaacagtgatgacgAAATAAGTTGTAAAAAACGCAGAAATGAAGCTGAATGGGCACAGAACAATAAACAAGACTGAGAGCGAAGGGTATAAAATAAACTTACTATGTGATTAAAAAAGCACACAAGTATACAAAATTACCCCTCACGAAGTCcccgaaatgctaatcgtcataccttgACAGttgaacccactcatttgcatgtaaaacttgccCTCTTTACCAGGtgaatctaactgaaggaattaaaatgacaaacacgttttttctcaaaatcactttgcatggacttgggtgggttttataT carries:
- the LOC140166456 gene encoding metabotropic glutamate receptor 5-like gives rise to the protein MAFVKLLACLFLCFQYVCAMNPVLPDNVCEVYYKPGDLVIGGMVPLYTGGNPCGEALLWQVVEVVEMFAYAVESINNRTDVLPNIKLGFEIRNDCGNKDIALWTAMTLLSTIGTQEFEAVCGQQSRLNTKAIVGIVGPSRTATSSVAARVGRLFRVPVISFAATSDELSNPADFPYFLRTVPSDNFQAGAILDLLLYFNWKYITLLYSADTYGIRGAHQLQLLAEKRGICIGLTLPLPGFASEDNLIDLANALNSPKIAKVIVLVSIKETAESLLKAVDKVKFDERITWVGSDGWGSSIARSDVNHVVHGCIFVQLYSEKVPEFHAYFKNLYYNRSLTKNPWYDTYIEKWKESTLKLNKTDKSGIPSFPVPTLDFETVAINAVYAFAFALHDFIKHHCGGHLPCKQLNPIDGEEFLSFLLNVTFQGASGDNFHFDENGDTGGIYKFRNLQFIDGTYQLVDVGMWDPSNKSYPFWIQENSIQWGHERTNPGNSTCREVCLPGYIPVPLERKCCWGCRKCPDNAIAINNTECSACPDLQWPDSDFRACIRLVPQGLSYCHPTVILLIIFACIGMVMTILAVCGLLRYLDHPLMKASSRELSVLNLLGVFLAIITHIPLLLPPTTDSCAAAEVMLTTSFTLTYAPTLLKVNRIFRIFNAGKKSARRPRCVGPRDQVFIISVIVVIQILAACCSASINPSKPNYMFTSPRRDNIELYCTLGTGFLISVGYNGIIIVACCFYAFKARKVPSNYNESKFIAASVYSTVVVCVSLIPVYTTAVGAVQKVSALCAALLLTAYITLVCLYLPKLYAIHFVNNDGDLQIQNWRTSSTRVGLEMRPQSMQNQSMLNVKGVPVTQT